DNA from Candidatus Babeliales bacterium:
ATAATTCAGCTGCCCAATCAGATGGCATAACTAAATCATAATCATGTTCTCCAGGTCCATGTAATTTGGCAAGTAATTCTTCATTGTTTTCAAAATAACTCATATTTACTTGTATACCGGTTTCTCGCTCAAAGTCTGATAAAAATTCTTTATCAAGAACTTGGCCCCATACAAGAACATTAATATGAGTATCGTGATTATATATTGTAGACACCTGACCGATAAAAAGTGATGATATAATTATGATAGTCCAAATAATTACTATACCACACACAATCCATATGTTAGTTGGTTGTTTATGCTTCATTTTGGCATCCTTGTTTTTTTAACATGTAAAAAAGAAAAAAGAAGCACAAGGCAACTACTAAACACAAGCATAACTGTTGATAATGCATTTATCATTGGCGAAGCACCAGTACGAATTACAGCAAAAATATATAAAGGTAATGTTTGCACTGACGCTCCCGAGCAAAAAAATGAAATTATAAAATCATCTAAAGAAATAATGAAAACTAAAAGACCTGCTGTAATCAATGCCGGCATTAACAGAGGCATTACAACATAAAAAAATGTTTGTCTTTGTGTTGCGCCAAGGTCATATGATGCTTCCATTAAACCTTTGTCTAATTCGACAAATCGACCTTGTAAAATAGGCACCACGTACCCAAGACCAAGTAAGGTATGGCCAACAATTAATGTTGTTGTGCCAAGAGGTATAGAAAAGAAAGAAAAAAAAGAAAGTAATCCTACAGCTAATACTATTTCAGGCATTGCTAAACTACCATAGAATAGAAATAATGTGCGTTGTACAAACTGATGAGTTCCAAAAAAAATAAAATTTATACCGATCATTAAGCTTAATGCAACTGATGCTACAGCAATAATAAGCGAATTTCTTAAAGCATGCCATATTTCGACAGATGCAAAAAGGTCATAATACCACTGCCATGTAAATGATGTCCAAGTACAGGTAAATGGATTATCGTTAAAAGAAAATAATATCAAAATAAAGATGGGAATATATAAAAAAAAATAAAAAAATATAACAATAGTTGGTAGTATATATGAGTTGAAATTTCTCATTTCACTATCCTTTTACGTACTATTTTACGGAAAGGAAATGAACATAACCAATGTAAAAACAAAATGCATATTATTAATACCAATCCACTTACTATAGTAAAAGCTGACCCGAGTTGTTTGTCTTGTACCACCAAAAAATAGTGAGAGACTAATGATCCGACAAACATATGATGAGCACCACCCACAATTGAAGGTATAACAAATTCGCCAAATGAAGGGACAAATACTAAAAAAATTCCTGTTTTAATTCCAGACATTGAAAGAGGGATAGTAATATATTTAAAAGTTTGCCAATGCGTTGCACCTAAATCCATTGATGCTTCAAGAACATCTTGTTGAATCTTTTCTAAAATACTATACAGAGGCATAATCATAAAAGGGAGATAATAATACAGCATAACAAAAAAAATTGCCCCTATATTATTAATCATAGGTAATGGGTTTTGAATTAAACCAGTTTTTAATAATAACATGTTAATCAATCCATTATAATCAAGAATAAATATCCATGAATAAATTTGAATTAAAAAATTAGTCCAAAATGGTAATGTTAATAAAAATAATAAATAATTTTTCCAACGTCTATGTACAGTAATAGCTAAAAAATATGCAACCGGATATCCACACAAAAGACATAAAAAAGTAACACCTGTAGCAATAAAAATTGATCGTGCAATTATATAAAAATAAGGACTGCTTAACATAGTGATATAATTGCTCAATGTTATACTAATGTTGCTATCGTCACTTTTAAAGCTTGTGTAGAGGACAAGTAAAAATGGAGCATATAAAAATAATACTTGCCACAAAATTGCGGGAACAGAAAATATAAAAGATGCATATTCAGCAAAAAAGTTTTTAATATTTTTTTTAATTTTCATTTTTCAAGTAATACCACATTTTCTTTTTGCCAATATAAAAATACGGAATCATCATAGTCAATAATTTCTTGTGGAAAGTGTTCTTCATTTTGCTCAAATACTTGTACTATTTCATTGTTTTTTAATCGCACATTATATTGAGTCGAGCGCCCATGGTAGACGATTGATTGCACAATGCCTGTTAAAAAATTAGAGAAACCAACCATACATGTTTTACTAATTTCAATTTTTTCAGGTCGCAAGCTCATAAAAATAGTATTAC
Protein-coding regions in this window:
- a CDS encoding ABC transporter permease — encoded protein: MKIKKNIKNFFAEYASFIFSVPAILWQVLFLYAPFLLVLYTSFKSDDSNISITLSNYITMLSSPYFYIIARSIFIATGVTFLCLLCGYPVAYFLAITVHRRWKNYLLFLLTLPFWTNFLIQIYSWIFILDYNGLINMLLLKTGLIQNPLPMINNIGAIFFVMLYYYLPFMIMPLYSILEKIQQDVLEASMDLGATHWQTFKYITIPLSMSGIKTGIFLVFVPSFGEFVIPSIVGGAHHMFVGSLVSHYFLVVQDKQLGSAFTIVSGLVLIICILFLHWLCSFPFRKIVRKRIVK
- a CDS encoding ABC transporter permease, translating into MRNFNSYILPTIVIFFYFFLYIPIFILILFSFNDNPFTCTWTSFTWQWYYDLFASVEIWHALRNSLIIAVASVALSLMIGINFIFFGTHQFVQRTLFLFYGSLAMPEIVLAVGLLSFFSFFSIPLGTTTLIVGHTLLGLGYVVPILQGRFVELDKGLMEASYDLGATQRQTFFYVVMPLLMPALITAGLLVFIISLDDFIISFFCSGASVQTLPLYIFAVIRTGASPMINALSTVMLVFSSCLVLLFSFLHVKKTRMPK